Within the Marixanthomonas sp. SCSIO 43207 genome, the region ACTTCTCTGGATAATCTCAATGGATAGAATTTAGGTTTCAAACAAATTTAGAAATAAATATAGAAAAAAGAGTTATTTCTGTTGTGTTTTTAATACTTCAGAGAGTTTGTGTTTTTTTCCATCTTTAAAAGCAACAATGTAGCAGGAAGCATAACCTTTTTCTTTGGCAAAGGTTTTCATAAGCTCTATTTTGTTATAATCTGAAGTTTCACCATAGTAATATTTATAAAGCCCGTTTTCTTTACTCCTTGTTATTTCTTTAAGTCCTTTAAAGTTTTCGGGTTTGGTGCTCAATTTTTTACTACTAGCAGCCAGTTGTACCTTAAAGGTATAATCTGAATAAATTTTCTCTTCTGTAGAATCTATGGCTTTGTCTATTTCTTCTTGGGTGATTTCAGGGTTTTTTGCTTTACTTGTAGCCAACCCTAAATTTTTATGATATGATAAAACTCCTTCAGCAATAGCATTTGCTATTTCTTTTTGTCCTCTTGTTGAGTTTAAGTAAGCTCCTTCTTTATCATTGGTTAAAAAACCTGTTTCAACCAATACACTAGGCATGTAGCTTTGATGAAGTACAATAAAACCGGCTTGTTTTACACTTCGGTCTTTTCGTTTTAATTTATTTGTAAAATTATTTTGTATCAATCCGGCTAGCATAATGCTTTGGTCTAAATATTCTTCTTGCATAAGCGTAAGACCTATAAAAGACTCAGGTGCATTAGGGTCATACCCTGCATAATTTTCTTGGTAATTATCTTCCAGAAAAATTACCTCATTTTCTTTTTTGGCAACCTCTAGGTTTCTTTGGTTGGCGTGTAAACCCAACACAAATGTTTCGGTACCAAATGCTTGAGAATTGTGAGCATTACAGTGCACCGAGACAAATAAATCTGCGTCTGCC harbors:
- a CDS encoding N-acetylmuramoyl-L-alanine amidase, with the protein product MKTKHIPFLVLLIAIAISFSFSKNETTPVKPFVVVLDAGHGGHDSGNVGNGYKEKDIALKIVLEVGSILEKQPNIKVIYTRKTDKFVDLYKRGAIANEADADLFVSVHCNAHNSQAFGTETFVLGLHANQRNLEVAKKENEVIFLEDNYQENYAGYDPNAPESFIGLTLMQEEYLDQSIMLAGLIQNNFTNKLKRKDRSVKQAGFIVLHQSYMPSVLVETGFLTNDKEGAYLNSTRGQKEIANAIAEGVLSYHKNLGLATSKAKNPEITQEEIDKAIDSTEEKIYSDYTFKVQLAASSKKLSTKPENFKGLKEITRSKENGLYKYYYGETSDYNKIELMKTFAKEKGYASCYIVAFKDGKKHKLSEVLKTQQK